Proteins co-encoded in one Dama dama isolate Ldn47 chromosome 2, ASM3311817v1, whole genome shotgun sequence genomic window:
- the RPLP2 gene encoding large ribosomal subunit protein P2 isoform X2, which translates to MRYVASYLLAALGGNSSPSAKDIKKILDSVGIEADDDRLNKVISELNGKNIEDVIAQGIGKLASVPAGGAVAVSAAPGSAAPAAGSAPAAEEKKEEKKEESEESDDDMGFGLFD; encoded by the exons ATGCGTTACGTTGCCTCCTACTTGTTGGCTGCCCTCGGGGGCAATTCCTCCCCCAGCGCCAAGGACATCAAAAAGATCCTGGACAGCGTGGGCATCGAGGCAGACGACGACCGACTCAACAAG GTCATCAGTGAGCTCAACGGAAAGAACATTGAGGACGTCATTGCCCAGG GTATTGGCAAGCTGGCCAGTGTGCCCGCGGGCGGGGCTGTGGCCGTCTCTGCTGCCCCAGGATCTGCAGCACCTGCTGCCGGTTCTGCTCCAGCCGCAG aggagaagaaggaggagaagaaggaagagtcAGAGGAGTCAGATGACGACATGGGCTTTGGCTTGTTTGACTAG
- the RPLP2 gene encoding large ribosomal subunit protein P2 isoform X1 has translation MRYVASYLLAALGGNSSPSAKDIKKILDSVGIEADDDRLNKVISELNGKNIEDVIAQGIGKLASVPAGGAVAVSAAPGSAAPAAGSAPAAAEEKKEEKKEESEESDDDMGFGLFD, from the exons ATGCGTTACGTTGCCTCCTACTTGTTGGCTGCCCTCGGGGGCAATTCCTCCCCCAGCGCCAAGGACATCAAAAAGATCCTGGACAGCGTGGGCATCGAGGCAGACGACGACCGACTCAACAAG GTCATCAGTGAGCTCAACGGAAAGAACATTGAGGACGTCATTGCCCAGG GTATTGGCAAGCTGGCCAGTGTGCCCGCGGGCGGGGCTGTGGCCGTCTCTGCTGCCCCAGGATCTGCAGCACCTGCTGCCGGTTCTGCTCCAGCCGCAG cagaggagaagaaggaggagaagaaggaagagtcAGAGGAGTCAGATGACGACATGGGCTTTGGCTTGTTTGACTAG